CGCGGAGCTGCGCGAAGCGGGCACTGTCGGTATCCAGCTCCTGGCCGCGGCAGAGAATCCCGGCCTCGGAAGCGACGGACAGGAGCAGCACCCCGATTCCACAGGCCGGATCGAAGACCGTGGCATCGGACGGCAGCTCGGGAGCGAAGTGGCACACGGCACGCACCACACGCTCGGAAGTCACCTGGTCGGACCCCGCGCGCCGAGCGGAGTCCATGAACCGTTCGGTCAGTCCGTTCACAAGGTCGACGGGCGATCCGGTTCGGGCGAGCTCGCGTACCCGGGCGGCGACGTCGTCCGGCAGCTCCGGTCCGGTTCGGTCGGCCAGCGCCGCGGCGACCTGCGCCAGGCCCGCGACCATCTGCTCCCCGTAGGCGGCCCTCATGGCCTGCCACAACTCGACCTCGGGTGACACCTCCTGGCCCTTGCGTTGCCGGTCCAGCCATTCCTGGACCTCCGCGAGTGCGTAGAGCGGACTGTTCGCGCCACCTCCCGCCGGCGCGGGGAAGTCGTCGTAGCGCCGACGCCAGTTGGAGACAGCGGCCCGAGTGACTCCGGCCAGCCGGGCGATCTCGGCGCCGGTGACCAGTGGGCCGACCGATGGAGCGGCATTGTCCGTCATAGCCTCAGCGTACACGGACCGGCACCTTCTTTCCAGAGTCGACTACGTTGACAATGTACACATGCCGATGCCACTCTCATCCGTGTACTTGATTCGCCCCTGAACCCGCACGCCGCAGAGCGTGTCCCGGTCACAGTTGTCCACGGAGGCACCCCTTGGCATCGAACACCGCAGTACGCACCGTTTACCGACTGTCCGGCGTCACCCCCACCACGGAAGCCATGCTGTACGCCCTCGACCTCGAACTTCTGGACAGACTCGGTGCCGATCCGCATTTACCGGAGGCGCTCGGGGTCCCGGCCGTGTACATCACCTGCGGAATGGAGCACACCGAGGCCCCTTGGTGCGAACCCATGTCGCGCAGCACCGGCATCACGGTCAGCGAGAGTGTCCGGCGCACCGCCGCCGTGCTTCTGCTCGCCGTCGACGACACGGTGTACGCCATCGGCTGTGACCAGGGGTACCGGCTGATCCCCGACCACCTCAAGGACAGGCGCTTCGGCCTCTCGTTCGCCATCCGGCAGATGGACCCGAGCCTGATCCGCGGAGCCGTGTCGAGGTCTCTCGGGCAGGCACGCACCGACATCTCCTTGGTTCCGGGCGGCGCCCCGGTCCCGCTGCTGGGCATCCGTGACCACTCGCGCATCGTGCGCAGCCTGGGCGGATACCTCGACGACCTGCCGCTCACCCGGTCGCGCTACTCGCGCGGAAAGGCCGTGAGTGCCCAGGGCGGGTGCGGACTGCGGATCGCCCTCGGAGTCGAGCCCGAGGCCCTGCTCTCCGACCTGCGGACCATCACCAGAATCTGCCGCGAGGACATCCCGAACCAGGAACTGGAGTTCGTCGACCACATCGTCCCGGTCAGCGCTCCGACGACCCTCGACGCGCTCGACGAGGCCCTGGACGACCGTCTCGGCCGACCCGCCGACGGAAGCATCTCCGTCTGTGTCCCCTCCGAACATCACATGGCTTACGCGGAGGCCACCACGTACATGACGCAGATCAACAGCAGCAACGGTGCCCTGCGCTCCGACGACTTCGACCTCGGGTACGTACTCACCCGGGCCCGCCTCGCACAGCCTGGGCAACGCCTCAAGGCGCTGCGCGAGGGAACCGTGACCCTTGCCAGGGACCGCCGAGTGAGGGCCGCCGACACTCTCGCCGTCACCAGCGCGCTGACGTGGCTGGAGACCGGCGTCTCGCTCGGCCCCAGACGGTTCTTCCTGATGGACGGCGAGTGGTACGAGGCAGGGGCCGCCTATGTCGAAGAGTGCCAGGCCGCCGTACGGGCGCTGTTCTCACCTTCACCCTCCGTCTCCCTTCCCTCCTGGGCGGACGGTGAGTCGGAGAACACCTACAACAACAGGGTGGCTGCCGACCGGCCCGACTGGCTCTGCCTCGACACCAAGAACGTCGCCAATCCTCTCCGGCCCAGGGACCAGGTCGAGATCTGCGATCTGCTCACGCCTGACGGCACCCTGATCCTCGTCAAGCGCGCAGGCGGTTCCGGTCCGCTGAGTCACCTGTTCAGCCAGGCCAGGGTGGCGGTGGAACTGCTCCAGGAGTCCGCCCAGGTCCGCGCGGACTTCACCGCGAAGGTGGCCGGGCTGAGTGGCGGCGCACGCCTGCTTCCGAATGACTACACGCCCAAGCGGATCGTCCTTGCGATGCTCCTCAAGAAGCGCGAGAACCTGACCCCGGATTCCGTCTTCGGGTTCTCCCAGATCACCATCGCCCAGACCTCGAAGGCCCTGGCAGCACGCGGAGTGACTGTCGAGGTCGTCGGCATCCCGCAAGTCGATACTGACCCACTTTCTCCACCTTTGCACGACGCGGGAATGCGTACGGCAGTCCCTGGCTGAGTCCTACAAACCACCCCTCCGCACGCCAGAGCGACCGTTCACATCATGTGCGGGTGTCGCCCCACCCCGGCCGGACGGGGCGGGGCGGCGCGTCGGCTCTCCTGAGCCGTCGCCGGTCGGCTCAGTCCTCGTCGGTGCCGCGCAGGTGGTGTTCCCGAGCGAGCAGGAGGTAGCTGCTCGCGGTCCAGGTGTAGGCGCGGTCGCGCAGGCCGGTGCCGGTGAGGGCGTCGAAGTTCTCGGCGAACCCGTGGGTCTCGCACAGGGCGCGGAAGCGGGCGCTGACGTCGTCCGCGAGGCGTTCGTGGCCGGCGCGGCGCAGGCCGTCCTCGACGAGGACGGTGGCAGGGGCCCAGATCGGGCCGCGCCAGTACCCGTCGGCGAGGTAGTGCGGTGAGGTGGGCAGTTCGGTGGCGAGACCGTACGGGGTCAGGTGGGCCTTGATGTGGTCGGCGAGCGCGCCGGCGACCTCGGCGGGTAGATGCTCGCCCAGCGCGATGGGCATCAGGTCGAGGAGGCCGGCGCTGCTCCAGGTGTCCCCGGTGACGGCCGAGCGGGCGACGAACCTGTCCCCGTTCCACAGCTGGTCCAACAGCGCGGCCTGGATCTCCGCGGCCGTGCGCCTCCACCGTGCGGCCTCGTTTTCCATTCCCAACTCCTTTGCCAGAAAGGTGAGTTCATGGAGCTGGAGGACGAGGAAGGCCGCGAGATCGGCGGTGACGACGACCCGCTCGGGGTCGAAGGTGGTGGCGTTGTCCCAGCCGCTGTCGTTGCCGTGCTGGTAGTGGGGCAGATCGGCACCGGGGACGCGCCGGGCGGTGAGCCAGAAGCCGGTCCAGCGCTCCAGGCGCTCGTACGTCAGGGTCAGTTCGGTGCGGTCCGGAGGTGTCGGCAGGGTGCGGCGCAGCCGGCCGAAGGCCCAGCCGTGGATGGGTGGCTTGACAAAGTTGTGGAGGACCTCGGAGTGGGTGACCGAGTCCGGCAGGGCGCCGCTCTCGTCCTGGTGGTCGAAAGGCAGGTGGAATTGGTCCCGGGCCAGCTCGGGCCGACCGGGCGCGAGGGCAAGGGCGTTGAAGCAGTGGTCCCAGCTCCAGACCTTGTCCATCCAGTGCTTGGACATCAGCACGCCCGGCCGGGTGACCAGGCCCTTCGCCGCCACGGTCGCCGACCAGACGACGTAGGCGGCGAGTTCCGCGGCCGGGGTGTCATCCGAACGCCAGGGAGCCACGGCGTCGACGAAGTCCGCGAAGGCGGTGCGCGCGGCGGCCACGACGGCGTCGAAGGGCGCCGAGGACACGTACGGGGGGCGGGCGGTGTCGAACTCCTCGATCGCGATCTCCCAGTCGCCGTCCCCCCGCGCGGACACGGTGACACCTCGGTCGGCGCCGCCCAGGGCCTGTGCCCCGACCGTGTCGGCGAGGACGCCGGACAGCAGGGTGACGCGGTAGCGGCGGCCGGTCTCGTACGAGGTGAAGACGTGCGCGTTCGCCGCCGGGTCGTGGAAGAAGTACGTGCCGCTGAACGGGGTCAGGGTCCGCGCGGCGGCGAGGACGGCGAAGTCCGGGCCGCTGCCCCGCAGGCGTACGGTGTCCGGTGTCTCGTAGGCGAGTTCGACCCGTCCCTTCCCGTCGGTCCAGGTGAGCAGGCCCGGTACCGCCTCGACGCGGGTCTCGGCCCGCTCGCCCGTCGCCGGGTCCACGGGGACCAGGCGCAGGACGCCGTGCATGCCGTTCTGGTGCGAGACGAGGTGGAGGTCCTCGGCGTAGGTCTTCTCCGCCACCACGGGGGAGATGTCGAACCAGGATCCGTACGCGCTGAACGGGATGTCGTGGACGGAGAAGGCCGGGCCGGATCGGGCGGCGGTCATGTGGCGTGACTCGTTTCTGGAGCAGGGGGTGCCGACCGGCCGGCGCGGGAGGGCGCCGGTCGTCATGGCGGGTCGGGGGGCTCAGTCCTTGACGGTGGCTCAGTCCTTGACGGCGCCGGTGGTGACACCGGCCGCCACATAGCGCTGGGCGAGGACGAGGATGACCGCGGCGGGCAGTGACGCCACGACGGCGGTGGCCATGATGGCGTTCCACTCCTGGTTGTTGTTGCCGATGTAGTGGTAGATGCCGAGGGTGATCGGTTCGTGGGCGCCGCCGTTGACCAGGGTGTTGGCGAAGACGAAGTCCGACCAGGACCACAGGAACGCGAACAGCGAGACCGTGACGACGGCGTTGCGGCTCATCGGCAGGACGATCGACCAGAAGGTGCGCAGTGCCCGTGCTCCGTCCATCTGCGCGGCCTGGAGCAGTTCGCCGGGGATGCCGGACATGAACGCGGTGAAGATGAGCACCGCGAAGGGGACGGCCAGGGTGGAGTCGGCGACGATCAGGCCGGGGACGGACTGGAGCAGGCCGAGCTGGAGGTAGATGGCGTAGAAGCCCATCGCCATGATGATGCCGGGGATCATCTGGGCGGCCAGCAGG
The DNA window shown above is from Streptomyces akebiae and carries:
- a CDS encoding amylo-alpha-1,6-glucosidase, whose translation is MTAARSGPAFSVHDIPFSAYGSWFDISPVVAEKTYAEDLHLVSHQNGMHGVLRLVPVDPATGERAETRVEAVPGLLTWTDGKGRVELAYETPDTVRLRGSGPDFAVLAAARTLTPFSGTYFFHDPAANAHVFTSYETGRRYRVTLLSGVLADTVGAQALGGADRGVTVSARGDGDWEIAIEEFDTARPPYVSSAPFDAVVAAARTAFADFVDAVAPWRSDDTPAAELAAYVVWSATVAAKGLVTRPGVLMSKHWMDKVWSWDHCFNALALAPGRPELARDQFHLPFDHQDESGALPDSVTHSEVLHNFVKPPIHGWAFGRLRRTLPTPPDRTELTLTYERLERWTGFWLTARRVPGADLPHYQHGNDSGWDNATTFDPERVVVTADLAAFLVLQLHELTFLAKELGMENEAARWRRTAAEIQAALLDQLWNGDRFVARSAVTGDTWSSAGLLDLMPIALGEHLPAEVAGALADHIKAHLTPYGLATELPTSPHYLADGYWRGPIWAPATVLVEDGLRRAGHERLADDVSARFRALCETHGFAENFDALTGTGLRDRAYTWTASSYLLLAREHHLRGTDED
- a CDS encoding TIGR04141 family sporadically distributed protein; the protein is MASNTAVRTVYRLSGVTPTTEAMLYALDLELLDRLGADPHLPEALGVPAVYITCGMEHTEAPWCEPMSRSTGITVSESVRRTAAVLLLAVDDTVYAIGCDQGYRLIPDHLKDRRFGLSFAIRQMDPSLIRGAVSRSLGQARTDISLVPGGAPVPLLGIRDHSRIVRSLGGYLDDLPLTRSRYSRGKAVSAQGGCGLRIALGVEPEALLSDLRTITRICREDIPNQELEFVDHIVPVSAPTTLDALDEALDDRLGRPADGSISVCVPSEHHMAYAEATTYMTQINSSNGALRSDDFDLGYVLTRARLAQPGQRLKALREGTVTLARDRRVRAADTLAVTSALTWLETGVSLGPRRFFLMDGEWYEAGAAYVEECQAAVRALFSPSPSVSLPSWADGESENTYNNRVAADRPDWLCLDTKNVANPLRPRDQVEICDLLTPDGTLILVKRAGGSGPLSHLFSQARVAVELLQESAQVRADFTAKVAGLSGGARLLPNDYTPKRIVLAMLLKKRENLTPDSVFGFSQITIAQTSKALAARGVTVEVVGIPQVDTDPLSPPLHDAGMRTAVPG
- a CDS encoding carbohydrate ABC transporter permease, which translates into the protein MNRSAARSWWKTAVGLLLTGVMLFPVYWMVNVSFTRDQDMRKSPPDLFPTHGTLAGYRTVLDEQLPYLGTSLVVALGTVVLTVALAAPAGYALAKLRPRGGGLLSFVLLAAQMIPGIIMAMGFYAIYLQLGLLQSVPGLIVADSTLAVPFAVLIFTAFMSGIPGELLQAAQMDGARALRTFWSIVLPMSRNAVVTVSLFAFLWSWSDFVFANTLVNGGAHEPITLGIYHYIGNNNQEWNAIMATAVVASLPAAVILVLAQRYVAAGVTTGAVKD